The following proteins are co-located in the Camelina sativa cultivar DH55 chromosome 12, Cs, whole genome shotgun sequence genome:
- the LOC104732676 gene encoding uncharacterized protein LOC104732676, with protein sequence MPRNVYEPLKTYFLQVNINCQGCKRKVKKTLRKVEGVYSVDIDTDQQVVIVRGNLDPEVLFRKLNRIGKHAQPMFLTPYHQAGLNQENISLGNTQYNFGRNLNNVPSYEWQSHNQSDEEMMMMNMKPVMMNDADYFDLSNSPEDFQELFGEIPQRHNSYEEVKPNLMMDMDLGYSNAYPAAEAMNMQSGGRVNNMMMNERAFRGQMMNGPTLVPQSMNHEQFSSRPLQSMNHEQFSSRPLQSMYYEQLSSRPLHGFYY encoded by the exons ATGCCAAGAAACGTCTATGAACCTTTGAAG ACATATTTTCTCCAGGTTAACATCAACTGCCAAGGATGTAAGAGGAAAGTGAAGAAAACACTGAGAAAAGTTGAAG GTGTTTACTCTGTTGATATAGACACAGATCAGCAAGTCGTGATTGTTAGAGGTAACTTAGATCCAGAGGTTTTGTTCAGGAAGTTGAACAGAATCGGGAAACATGCTCAGCCCATGTTCTTGACCCCTTACCATCAAGCTGGTCTTAACCAAGAGAACATAAGCTTGGGGAACACACAATACAACTTCGGAAGAAATCTCAACAATGTCCCAAGTTATGAATGGCAGAGTCATAATCAGAGTGatgaagagatgatgatgatgaacatgaaACCTGTGATGATGAACGATGCTGATTACTTTGATCTGAGCAATTCACCTGAAGATTTCCAAGAGCTATTCGGAGAAATACCACAAAGACACAACAGCTATGAAGAGGTGAAACCAAATCTGATGATGGACATGGATCTTGGATATTCTAATGCATACCCTGCAGCAGAAGCAATGAATATGCAGAGTGGAGGAAGAGtaaataatatgatgatgaatgagaGAGCTTTCCGTGGCCAGATGATGAACGGTCCAACTCTTGTTCCTCAGTCTATGAATCATGAACAGTTCAGCTCAAGACCACTTCAGTCTATGAATCATGAACAGTTCAGCTCAAGGCCACTTCAGTCTATGTATTATGAACAGCTCAGCTCAAGGCCACTTCATGGCTTTTACTACTGA